Proteins encoded within one genomic window of Novipirellula galeiformis:
- a CDS encoding YkgJ family cysteine cluster protein: protein MSPSIQIPTGKRRSQFPAGANLCEQCTAKCCHYFALPIDEPVDRRDFDFIRWYLVHPGATIFVEGETWYLLVYSTCKHLQDDYRCGIYETRPQICRDYTTDECEFEDDWCYEKYFETPEQIDEYADAMFGPQFPEPDRKEQDWLRSRRPTSLPVIA, encoded by the coding sequence GTGAGCCCCAGCATCCAAATTCCGACCGGGAAACGACGCAGCCAATTTCCCGCAGGAGCCAACCTGTGTGAACAATGCACCGCGAAATGTTGCCACTATTTTGCCTTGCCCATTGACGAACCGGTCGATCGACGAGATTTCGATTTCATCCGCTGGTACCTCGTGCACCCTGGGGCAACGATCTTCGTTGAGGGGGAAACATGGTACTTGCTCGTCTACAGCACCTGCAAACACTTACAAGACGACTATCGCTGCGGCATCTACGAAACTCGCCCTCAAATTTGCCGGGACTACACCACCGACGAATGCGAATTTGAAGACGATTGGTGCTACGAAAAATACTTCGAGACTCCGGAACAAATTGACGAATATGCCGACGCAATGTTCGGGCCTCAATTTCCGGAGCCCGACCGAAAGGAGCAAGACTGGTTGCGAAGTCGTCGCCCCACATCGTTGCCCGTGATTGCGTAG
- a CDS encoding formyltetrahydrofolate deformylase: MEVVITALGPDNVGLADPIIHHVTGRGARIAEIQMYDHDEEHLFAMLCRIDIPEAEFDGLSDAMRQIGEVTGLAIRVWSSERRASRPRLAVCCTYLEHTPRAILQAVKEGTIKADVPVLISNRKKLAPLAEEFGAAFEMIGDENGVSDDAQMATLLDRYEIDYVILARYMRILPPATCWQFAGGRIINLHHGLLPGFPGFRPYHDAYAARMLTFGATCHFIIPELDAGNQTINQRTFSVAPGTKLNEVIDIGQTENEPACLTEGVRRVVDREVYLHFHRVVARNR, encoded by the coding sequence GTGGAAGTTGTGATTACCGCACTGGGGCCCGATAACGTGGGTTTGGCCGATCCGATTATTCATCATGTCACCGGGCGTGGGGCTCGGATCGCCGAAATCCAGATGTACGACCACGACGAAGAGCATCTGTTCGCGATGCTGTGCCGGATCGATATTCCCGAAGCGGAATTCGATGGATTGTCCGACGCCATGCGTCAAATCGGTGAAGTGACGGGGCTTGCGATTCGTGTTTGGAGCAGTGAACGACGCGCCTCGCGGCCTCGCTTGGCGGTCTGTTGCACCTACCTTGAACACACCCCACGAGCCATTCTGCAGGCGGTCAAAGAGGGCACCATCAAAGCCGACGTCCCCGTGCTGATCTCGAATCGCAAAAAGCTCGCTCCCTTGGCCGAGGAGTTCGGGGCCGCGTTTGAGATGATTGGTGATGAGAATGGTGTTTCTGACGATGCTCAGATGGCCACGCTGCTCGACCGTTACGAAATCGACTATGTCATTTTGGCACGCTACATGCGAATCTTGCCCCCTGCGACGTGTTGGCAATTTGCCGGGGGACGAATTATCAATCTCCATCATGGATTGCTGCCCGGATTTCCAGGGTTTCGCCCTTATCATGATGCCTATGCCGCGCGGATGTTGACGTTCGGGGCAACGTGTCACTTCATTATCCCCGAACTCGATGCGGGGAACCAAACGATCAATCAACGCACCTTTTCGGTAGCCCCAGGGACCAAGCTCAACGAGGTGATCGACATCGGACAAACGGAGAACGAGCCAGCGTGTCTAACCGAAGGGGTTCGCCGCGTTGTCGATCGCGAAGTCTATTTGCATTTTCATCGCGTTGTCGCCCGCAATCGTTAA
- the msrA gene encoding peptide-methionine (S)-S-oxide reductase MsrA — protein MQTKRYVSLAVLFVFAGCQTEPVPLNEPVEMRHVSTQSIGEGEGTAEDNTAILGGGCFWCVESDFEKLPGVTDVVSGYSGGRSRNPTYATYAARGHIEVVKITYDPSKVNFAGLVEWLIKHSDPTDPNGSFVDRGHPYRPVVYYQNDRQKKVTEKVIKAVDDMHVFDKKLAIAVQPEQKFWPAEAYHQDYHSKSLIKYDFYRYKSGRDAFIEKHWGDRAKTLELPESMLRPAENHSHRAQ, from the coding sequence GTGCAAACGAAGAGATATGTCTCCTTAGCGGTGCTGTTCGTGTTTGCGGGCTGCCAAACCGAGCCGGTGCCCCTCAATGAACCGGTAGAAATGCGGCATGTTTCCACCCAAAGCATCGGCGAAGGCGAAGGCACCGCCGAAGACAATACCGCGATCCTCGGTGGCGGCTGTTTCTGGTGCGTCGAATCCGATTTTGAAAAACTGCCTGGCGTGACGGACGTTGTGTCCGGCTACAGCGGTGGCAGGTCGCGAAATCCGACGTATGCAACCTATGCCGCTCGAGGACACATCGAAGTCGTTAAGATCACTTATGATCCGTCAAAGGTGAACTTCGCAGGCCTGGTCGAATGGTTGATTAAGCATAGCGATCCGACCGACCCTAACGGCTCGTTCGTCGATCGCGGCCACCCTTACCGCCCCGTGGTGTACTACCAGAACGATCGCCAGAAGAAGGTGACTGAAAAAGTCATCAAGGCGGTAGACGACATGCATGTGTTCGACAAAAAGTTGGCGATCGCGGTCCAACCGGAGCAGAAGTTTTGGCCTGCCGAAGCGTATCACCAGGACTACCACTCCAAGAGTTTGATCAAGTACGACTTCTACCGTTACAAGTCTGGACGCGATGCGTTCATCGAAAAACACTGGGGTGATCGAGCGAAAACGCTCGAACTGCCCGAGTCGATGCTTCGTCCTGCTGAGAATCACAGCCACCGTGCGCAGTAG
- a CDS encoding ABC transporter permease: MLWLRTWQLGIKSLSLHPLRTGLTMLGILIGVWAVIVLTAISQGASDQVQKQIESLGANTIIVRSVKPPDEKMTGMSASKYGLLRSDLDLILGTVPTVQAAIPIREIRRQFSFRDRMIDGRLVGCTPLYDEINHLKIRSNGGRFLSDADGLRSATVCVISAGVADRLFPYEEPLGKRVYVPESSDFFKIVGVLEARNPSAAVGGSLDSQDFSADIYIPIQTLRKRVGDTIVTRRSGQFQVEIMELNQITLQVERVDQVRSTAAMIEYLLEPKHASANDIAVVVPLELLEQARNLRIMFLGIGILIACISLIVGGIGIMNIMLASVTERTREIGIRRALGAKRGDIVRQFLAETLVLSFAGATLGILLGFLGPAMYSTMMWGVQTGFPDKFAALPDAIRQAEPTIVYGTIPLAVLIAVAVGLISGLYPAIRAARMNPIEALRHE, translated from the coding sequence ATGCTTTGGCTAAGAACATGGCAACTGGGAATCAAAAGCCTGTCGCTGCACCCGTTGCGAACCGGTCTGACGATGCTGGGGATCTTGATTGGCGTATGGGCGGTGATCGTTTTAACGGCGATCAGCCAAGGGGCGAGCGATCAAGTTCAAAAGCAAATTGAATCGCTCGGTGCCAACACGATCATCGTCCGCAGCGTCAAACCGCCCGATGAAAAAATGACGGGGATGTCAGCCAGCAAATACGGCCTATTGCGCAGCGATTTGGATTTGATCCTGGGAACGGTCCCAACCGTCCAAGCGGCAATTCCGATCCGCGAAATCCGACGTCAATTCAGCTTCCGAGACCGGATGATCGATGGTCGCTTGGTGGGCTGCACCCCGCTCTACGATGAGATCAACCATTTGAAGATCCGTAGCAACGGGGGACGTTTCTTGTCCGACGCCGATGGTCTGCGCTCGGCGACCGTGTGTGTCATTTCCGCTGGGGTCGCGGACCGTTTGTTCCCGTACGAAGAACCGCTCGGCAAACGTGTCTACGTGCCTGAGAGCTCCGATTTTTTCAAGATCGTCGGAGTGCTCGAAGCTCGCAATCCTTCCGCGGCGGTCGGAGGATCGCTCGATTCTCAAGATTTCTCGGCGGACATTTACATCCCCATTCAAACGCTCCGCAAACGGGTCGGCGATACCATCGTGACGCGGCGAAGCGGCCAGTTCCAAGTCGAGATCATGGAACTGAACCAAATCACCCTGCAAGTCGAACGGGTCGATCAAGTTCGCAGCACCGCCGCCATGATCGAATACCTGCTCGAACCCAAACACGCGTCGGCCAACGACATCGCGGTGGTTGTCCCCTTGGAACTACTTGAACAAGCCCGAAACTTGCGCATCATGTTCCTCGGAATTGGTATCTTGATCGCCTGCATCTCCTTGATCGTCGGTGGCATCGGGATCATGAACATCATGTTAGCCAGCGTAACCGAACGCACTCGCGAGATTGGAATTCGACGCGCCCTAGGTGCAAAACGCGGAGACATCGTCCGTCAATTTTTGGCGGAAACACTCGTGCTTAGTTTCGCCGGCGCTACGCTGGGGATCTTGCTTGGATTCCTCGGCCCCGCGATGTACAGCACGATGATGTGGGGAGTCCAGACAGGCTTTCCCGACAAGTTTGCGGCGCTACCCGATGCGATTCGCCAAGCGGAACCCACGATCGTCTACGGCACCATTCCGTTAGCAGTCTTGATCGCCGTTGCGGTGGGTTTGATCAGTGGGCTCTATCCCGCAATCCGCGCCGCACGCATGAATCCGATCGAAGCGTTGCGACACGAGTAG
- a CDS encoding ABC transporter ATP-binding protein: MSTKDAYSAQTVPIDVASEPTRRMATSIRNLKKEYVLKSETVRALRGVSFDVPEGDYVAIMGPSGSGKSTLLNLLGCLDQPTSGSLLLGDDDIITLTDDQLADIRSQRIGFVFQSYNLIQQLSVVENIQVPLYYQGRLGATELERAKKMAARVGLADRLGHRPSQLSGGQQQRVAIARSLINDPFFILADEPTGNLDSVTTEEILGIFDELNNEGRTIILVTHEDDVAERAKRVIRLKDGMLDRDEIISEETRAAARATQHENVLQLLARQS, translated from the coding sequence ATGAGCACGAAGGATGCCTACTCGGCTCAAACGGTGCCCATCGATGTGGCGAGCGAGCCAACGCGACGGATGGCAACGTCAATCCGCAACTTAAAAAAAGAGTACGTACTGAAAAGCGAGACAGTGCGAGCGCTGCGTGGTGTCTCCTTTGACGTACCCGAAGGCGACTATGTAGCGATCATGGGCCCCTCGGGAAGTGGAAAAAGTACCCTCTTGAACCTGCTCGGTTGCCTCGACCAACCCACCTCCGGCAGCCTGTTGTTAGGGGACGATGACATCATCACGTTGACCGATGACCAACTTGCCGATATTCGCAGCCAACGGATTGGATTCGTGTTCCAATCCTACAACTTGATCCAACAATTGAGCGTCGTTGAAAACATCCAAGTCCCGCTCTATTACCAAGGCCGCCTCGGTGCCACTGAGTTGGAACGGGCGAAAAAAATGGCGGCCCGCGTCGGGTTGGCGGATCGATTAGGGCATCGGCCTTCCCAGCTCTCGGGAGGTCAGCAGCAACGCGTTGCGATCGCGAGAAGTCTGATCAACGATCCTTTCTTTATCCTCGCCGACGAACCGACCGGTAACCTGGATTCCGTTACCACCGAAGAAATTCTCGGGATTTTCGATGAGCTAAATAACGAAGGCCGAACGATCATTTTGGTGACTCACGAAGACGATGTTGCCGAACGTGCAAAACGAGTCATCCGATTAAAAGACGGCATGCTTGATCGCGACGAAATCATCAGTGAAGAAACCCGTGCGGCGGCACGCGCAACCCAGCATGAAAATGTGCTCCAACTTCTAGCAAGGCAGTCATAA
- a CDS encoding HlyD family efflux transporter periplasmic adaptor subunit — protein sequence MMKRASRLASARHRRGSLLAGFLVFLAIAATTGWFAYSYLTNRSASISTKDLIVAEVTTAPFDHIVLEQGEIESSSNIEVTCKVESRGNGGGTPILWVIDEGTRVSAGEKLVELDASQLELTFKESRIQVITAEANVATARAMVEQATIAREEYLEGVFKTEEKAILSEKAIAEQELLQNQLALQSSERLVAKGLIKSLQLDADKYAVANAHNKLDSAEGRLQVLRDLTKRKMLVQFDSDIEAAKAKLAAVESELSEERQELADVQRQIDNCVIVAPSDGVVVHANRYSSRGGNAEFVVEAGATVRERQAIIRLPDPTRMQVKCKINESRITLISAGMPAKISVESVADLRLRGAVVKVNRYAEPSSFFSSSIKEYGTWVEIIEPPDNIRTGMTAEVQIFVEQIPDAIQIPIQGLYEHGGKMYSLVQTGPQSFETRQVSIRATNDTMACITKGLEPGETVVLNLRSYLTLMDLPELELSDNSDMREIAADRAKDAAARTASEATTPDQDAPPEAGRRPREGGRPEGGRPEGGRPQQGGGAAGPEGGRPDPATIAKMRIEQADRNGDGKLSKEEIDGVDDERRRSSISEADADGDGSVTQAELTESMRKRMSQGGGGPR from the coding sequence ATGATGAAACGTGCTTCACGCTTGGCTTCGGCCCGCCATCGACGTGGGAGCTTGCTCGCCGGATTTCTCGTATTCCTGGCGATTGCGGCGACAACGGGGTGGTTTGCCTACTCCTACCTGACCAATCGTAGTGCGAGCATTTCGACCAAGGATTTGATTGTCGCCGAGGTCACCACCGCTCCGTTTGACCACATTGTTTTAGAACAGGGCGAAATCGAAAGCAGCAGCAACATCGAAGTGACCTGCAAGGTCGAATCGCGTGGAAATGGTGGAGGCACCCCGATTTTATGGGTCATTGATGAGGGGACTCGGGTTTCCGCTGGTGAAAAACTGGTTGAACTTGACGCTTCTCAACTTGAACTGACGTTCAAAGAATCCCGAATTCAAGTGATCACGGCGGAGGCCAATGTGGCGACCGCTCGCGCGATGGTGGAGCAAGCGACGATCGCCCGTGAGGAGTACCTTGAGGGGGTCTTCAAAACCGAAGAAAAGGCGATTTTGAGTGAAAAGGCGATCGCCGAGCAAGAGCTTCTCCAAAACCAATTGGCGCTGCAAAGCAGCGAGCGACTCGTCGCCAAGGGGCTGATTAAATCGCTGCAGCTCGACGCGGACAAGTATGCTGTTGCCAACGCTCACAACAAGCTCGATTCGGCCGAGGGGCGACTGCAAGTTTTGCGAGATCTGACCAAGCGAAAAATGTTGGTCCAGTTTGACAGCGATATCGAAGCAGCCAAGGCGAAACTTGCCGCTGTCGAAAGCGAGTTGTCCGAAGAACGCCAGGAATTGGCGGACGTCCAAAGACAAATAGACAATTGCGTCATTGTCGCTCCGTCGGATGGCGTCGTCGTTCACGCGAATCGCTACAGTTCGCGTGGCGGCAATGCGGAGTTCGTGGTCGAGGCCGGTGCGACCGTCCGCGAACGTCAAGCGATCATTCGCTTGCCCGATCCAACCCGAATGCAAGTCAAATGCAAAATCAACGAGTCCCGAATTACGCTGATCTCCGCTGGAATGCCCGCGAAGATTTCCGTCGAATCGGTGGCCGACCTGCGTTTGCGTGGTGCGGTCGTCAAAGTCAATCGCTACGCCGAACCCAGCAGTTTTTTCAGCTCGTCGATCAAGGAATATGGGACTTGGGTTGAGATCATTGAGCCCCCGGATAACATTCGCACCGGCATGACTGCGGAGGTGCAAATTTTTGTCGAACAAATCCCTGACGCCATTCAAATTCCGATCCAAGGCTTGTACGAACACGGCGGTAAAATGTACTCGCTCGTACAAACAGGGCCCCAGTCGTTTGAGACGCGTCAAGTATCCATTCGCGCAACCAATGACACGATGGCATGCATCACCAAGGGGCTTGAGCCCGGTGAGACCGTGGTTTTGAACCTACGTTCGTACTTGACCCTCATGGATTTGCCAGAACTCGAGCTGAGCGACAACAGCGACATGCGTGAAATCGCAGCCGACCGTGCTAAGGATGCGGCCGCGAGAACCGCTTCGGAGGCCACAACGCCAGACCAGGATGCACCGCCCGAAGCCGGTCGTCGCCCCCGAGAAGGAGGACGACCTGAAGGAGGGCGACCCGAAGGAGGGCGACCTCAACAGGGTGGTGGCGCAGCGGGCCCCGAAGGCGGGCGTCCCGATCCTGCAACGATCGCGAAGATGCGAATCGAACAAGCCGACCGCAACGGCGACGGCAAGCTTTCCAAAGAAGAAATTGACGGCGTGGACGATGAGCGACGCCGCAGCTCGATTAGCGAAGCGGACGCCGATGGTGATGGCAGCGTCACCCAAGCCGAGTTAACCGAATCGATGCGGAAACGCATGTCACAAGGGGGCGGAGGACCGCGATGA
- a CDS encoding UTP--glucose-1-phosphate uridylyltransferase — protein sequence MNIESLKSKLAQFSQEHVLQFWDELSESERQNLKAQIEDIDLQTLATLVAGADEKIDFDSLAQNAVTPPSVRADGSGAEWTVDQARERGEAALRAGQVGAILVAGGQGTRLGFDLPKGMFPLGPISNRTLFQIFADRLLAIGNMYGVAIPFYIMTSDATDAETRAYFQDNDYLGLAPENVRIFRQGTMPAVDASSGKLLMTSKSSLALSPDGHGGTVGALARSGCLEDAKKRGIQCLSYFQVDNPLVNVGDPTLIGHHLLAQSEMTTQVIRKRYALEKVGIIALANGVVQVIEYSDLPQSAAEATDADGQFKLWAGSIGVHVIDVEFLCRVSQDAGSLPFHRALKKVPYLNSQQTLVEPSEPNAVKFEKFIFDLLPSANNAFVVEVLPSEGFAPVKNADGAENDTPALAKAAMVAQHRRWLEAAGAQVAEGVKVEIHPRYSLFPEQIAEKIPANYQIEADRYFDA from the coding sequence ATGAATATCGAGTCTTTGAAATCGAAACTCGCTCAATTTTCTCAAGAGCATGTCCTGCAATTCTGGGATGAACTTTCCGAGAGCGAGCGTCAAAACTTGAAGGCACAGATCGAGGACATCGATTTGCAAACTCTTGCAACTCTAGTTGCCGGTGCGGACGAGAAAATTGACTTCGACTCGCTGGCGCAAAACGCGGTAACCCCCCCCTCGGTTCGCGCCGATGGCAGCGGAGCGGAGTGGACGGTCGACCAAGCCCGAGAGCGCGGCGAGGCGGCACTGCGAGCCGGCCAAGTCGGAGCCATCCTTGTCGCAGGTGGCCAAGGCACGCGTTTAGGCTTCGACCTTCCCAAAGGCATGTTCCCGCTGGGCCCGATCTCGAATCGGACGCTATTCCAAATCTTTGCAGATCGATTGCTGGCGATCGGCAACATGTACGGCGTGGCCATTCCGTTCTACATCATGACCAGCGATGCAACGGACGCCGAAACACGAGCCTATTTTCAAGACAATGACTACCTTGGCCTAGCACCGGAGAATGTGCGGATTTTTCGGCAAGGAACGATGCCGGCCGTGGATGCGAGTTCCGGTAAATTATTGATGACCTCGAAAAGTTCGCTAGCCCTTAGCCCCGATGGTCACGGCGGCACGGTGGGCGCGCTCGCTCGCAGCGGTTGTCTGGAGGACGCTAAAAAACGCGGCATCCAATGCCTCTCTTATTTCCAAGTCGACAACCCCTTGGTCAACGTTGGTGACCCGACGCTGATTGGTCACCATTTGCTGGCGCAAAGCGAGATGACGACACAGGTGATTCGCAAACGCTATGCGCTAGAGAAAGTGGGGATCATTGCTTTGGCCAATGGCGTAGTCCAAGTGATCGAGTACAGCGATCTACCCCAATCAGCCGCCGAGGCGACCGACGCCGACGGCCAATTCAAGTTGTGGGCAGGCAGCATTGGCGTGCATGTGATCGATGTCGAATTCCTGTGCCGAGTCAGCCAGGACGCCGGATCGCTACCGTTTCATCGCGCCTTGAAAAAGGTCCCTTATCTGAATTCTCAGCAAACACTGGTGGAGCCCAGCGAGCCCAATGCGGTTAAATTCGAGAAATTCATTTTCGATTTGCTACCCAGTGCGAACAATGCCTTCGTTGTCGAAGTGCTGCCGAGTGAGGGATTTGCGCCAGTCAAAAATGCCGATGGCGCCGAGAATGATACCCCCGCTTTGGCGAAAGCTGCGATGGTGGCCCAACACCGACGTTGGCTTGAAGCGGCCGGAGCGCAGGTGGCTGAGGGTGTGAAAGTCGAGATCCATCCACGATATTCGCTATTTCCCGAACAAATCGCGGAGAAGATTCCCGCGAATTATCAGATTGAAGCGGACCGCTATTTTGACGCTTGA
- a CDS encoding lipoate--protein ligase family protein, giving the protein MRTVPFTLTQAAHQLALDEALLLIAEERTSSEAGASEFIRVWEFDHPTVIVGRSSRVNDEVDVDFCRIQAIPIFRRCSGGATVVGGPGCLMYSVVLDLSLRPALARIDVTHQFVMQHLQTAVNRQFSDAEETAQFQGTCDLTFANRKFSGNSMRMARNHLLYHGTLLYDADLATVARCLCYAPRQPDYRAERAHAEFITNINVDPVQLKTDLIDVFGGHQTWNESLPQERIDALCQERYENTGWNFSR; this is encoded by the coding sequence ATGCGGACTGTTCCTTTTACTCTCACCCAGGCTGCGCATCAACTTGCGTTGGACGAAGCGTTACTTCTGATCGCGGAAGAGCGCACGTCGAGCGAAGCAGGAGCGTCTGAGTTCATCCGCGTCTGGGAATTCGATCACCCCACCGTCATCGTGGGACGATCCTCGCGCGTCAACGATGAGGTGGACGTTGATTTTTGCCGCATCCAAGCGATTCCAATTTTCCGTCGTTGCAGCGGAGGAGCGACGGTCGTCGGTGGCCCGGGATGTTTAATGTATAGCGTGGTGCTCGACCTGAGCCTGCGTCCCGCCTTGGCCAGAATTGATGTGACTCACCAATTCGTCATGCAACATTTGCAAACGGCGGTGAATCGACAATTTAGCGACGCCGAGGAAACGGCTCAATTTCAAGGCACATGCGATTTGACGTTCGCCAATCGCAAGTTCTCGGGAAACAGCATGCGTATGGCTCGGAATCACTTGCTGTACCATGGCACGTTACTGTACGACGCTGACCTAGCGACCGTTGCACGCTGCCTTTGTTACGCGCCACGTCAACCCGATTACCGTGCCGAACGAGCACACGCCGAGTTCATTACAAATATCAACGTCGATCCCGTGCAATTAAAAACGGACCTGATCGATGTGTTTGGTGGTCACCAAACGTGGAACGAGAGCCTTCCTCAAGAGCGCATCGATGCATTGTGTCAGGAGCGTTACGAGAATACCGGATGGAATTTCTCGCGTTAG